In one Castor canadensis chromosome 15, mCasCan1.hap1v2, whole genome shotgun sequence genomic region, the following are encoded:
- the LOC109678732 gene encoding centrosomal protein of 295 kDa-like codes for MCSSSDDTTVLDQLRVQHSTPCGSSSSESSKLESREERLGFEELSKREIDTVLQSQGLTEDKNITCRVLAVNPHGEETDSQLWARTMEMGTSIQTPSEKYFENSTKETPKALRNLSQLAQLEPLRSPESFSFQSSIPVWETESGRGIMEEPELTLVSTSDISIAEADFANLTLEENRENETKSFVQVGEFLPLLSETPDCPAVSENKPTGNLQEPFVKRKKSLMEKAFQRQKEIQSKTVNFQPCTGSSVSHLRGVNKVRALLPEERKTQVLRHQRALR; via the exons ATGTGCAGTTCATCTGATGACACTACTGTGTTAGATCAGTTACGAGTACAGCATAGTACTCCATGTGGTTCATCCTCTAGTGAGAGCTCAAAACtagaaagcagagaagaaaggtTGGGCtttgaagaactttcaaaaagagAGATTGATACAGTATTACAAAGTCAAGGACtcacagaagataaaaatataacCTGTAGGGTTTTAGCTGTAAATCCACATGGAGAAGAAACGGATTCTCAATTATGGGCAAGAACAATGGAAATGGGAACTTCAATTCAGACAccaagtgaaaaatattttgagaattcaACTAAGGAAACTCCGAAAGCCCTAAGAAacctatctcaactagcacaaCTAGAGCCCCTTAGAAGTCCTGAGTCATTTTCATTCCAGAGCTCAATTCCAGTCTGG GAAACAGAATCTGGCCGTGGTATAATGGAAGAACCAGAACTCACTTTAGTAAGCACCAGTGACATCAGTATTGCTGAAGCAGATTTTGCAAACTTAACGCTAGAAGAGAACAGAGAGAACGAGACAAAAAGCTTTGTTCAG GTGGGTGAATTTCTGCCTCTTCTATCAGAAACCCCAGATTGTCCAGCTGTATCAGAGAACAAGCCTACAG GGAACTTACAAGAACcatttgtaaagagaaaaaagtcacTTATGGAGAAAGCCTTTCAGAGGCAGAAGGAAATACAGAGTAAAACTGTAAATTTTCAACCCTGTACAG GCTCATCTGTAAGTCACCTCAGGGGTGTAAATAAAGTTAGAGCACTGCTTCCTGAGGAAAGAAAGACACAAGTCCTCAGACATCAAAGGGCTCTCAGATag